The following coding sequences lie in one Haemorhous mexicanus isolate bHaeMex1 chromosome 10, bHaeMex1.pri, whole genome shotgun sequence genomic window:
- the COPB2 gene encoding coatomer subunit beta' isoform X2 — translation MPLRLDIKRKLTARSDRVKSVDLHPTEPWMLASLYNGSVCVWNHETQTLVKNFEVCDLPVRAAKFVARKNWVVTGADDMQIRVFNYNTLERVHMFEAHSDYIRCIAVHPTQPFILTSSDDMLIKLWDWDKKWSCSQVFEGHTHYVMQIVINPKDNNQFASASLDRTIKVWQLGSSSPNFTLEGHEKGVNCIDYYSGGDKPYLISGADDRLVKIWDYQNKTCVQTLEGHAQNVSCVSFHPELPIIITGSEDGTVRIWHSSTYRLESTLNYGMERVWCVASLRGSNNVALGYDEGSIIVKLGREEPAMSMDANGKIIWAKHSEVQQANLKAMGDAEIKDGERLPLAVKDMGSCEIYPQTIQHNPNGRFVVVCGDGEYIIYTAMALRNKSFGSAQEFVWAHDSSEYAIRESNSVVKIFKNFKEKKSFKPDFGAEGIYGGFLLGVRSVNGLAFYDWENTELIRRIEIQPKHIFWSDSGELVCIATEESFFILKYLSEKVAAAQETHEGVTEDGIEDAFEVLGEIQEIVKTGLWVGDCFIYTSSVNRLNYYVGGEIVTIAHLDRTMYLLGYIPKDNRLYLGDKELNIVSYSLLVSVLEYQTAVMRRDFGMADKVLPTIPKEQRTRVAHFLEKQGFKQQALAVSTDPEHRFELALQLGELKIAYQLAAEAESEQKWKQLAELAISKCQFGLAQECLHHAQDYGGLLLLATASGNASMVNKLAEGAEKDGKNNVAFMSYFLQGKLDSCLELLIKTGRLPEAAFLARTYLPSQVSRVVKLWRENLSKVNQKAAESLADPTEYENLFPGLKEAFVAEEYVKQNLADLRPAREYPLVTPNEERNLLEEAKGFEPSGIMTSQKAEEPVPSPKKEVMKTGVQNSDNLPARDQKTLLDLEDDLDNLDLEDIDTTDINLDEEILDE, via the exons ATG CCTCTGCGCCTGGACATCAAGCGGAAGCTGACGGCGCGCTCTGACCGCGTCAAGAGCGTGGACCTGCATCCCACGGAGCCATGGATGCTGGCCAGCCTCTACAACGGCAGTGTCTGTGTTTGGAACCACGAGACACAG actCTGGTGAAGAATTTTGAAGTGTGTGACCTGCCTGTGAGAGCTGCCAAGTTCGTGGCGAGGAAGAACTGGGTTGTTACTGGAGCT gaTGACATGCAGATCAGAGTTTTTAATTACAACACCCTGGAAAGAGTTCACATGTTTGAGGCCCATTCCGACTACATCCGGTGCATTGCAGTGCACCCCACGCAGCCCTTCATCCTCACAAGCAGTG atgaCATGCTGATCAAACTCTGGGACTGGGATAAGAAATGGTCTTGTTCTCAGGTGTTTGAAGGACACACCCATTACGTCATGCAGATTGTCATAAACCCAAAAGACAATAACCAGTTTGCCAGTGCCTCTTTGGATAGGACAATTAAG GTGTGGCAGCTTGGATCATCCTCTCCCAACTTCACCTTGGAAGGCCACGAGAAAGGAGTGAACTGCATTGACTATTACAGTGGTGGGGACAAGCCATACCTCATTTCTGGGGCAGATGACCGCCTGGTGAAGATCTGGGACTACCAG aaTAAAACTTGTGTCCAGACCCTGGAAGGCCACGCTCAGAATGTGTCATGTGTCAGCTTCCATCCGGAGCTGCCCATCATCATcactggctctgaagatg GCACGGTGCGGATCTGGCACTCCAGCACTTACCGCCTGGAGAGCACCCTGAACTACGGCATGGAGAGGGTGTGGTGTGTGGCCAGCCTCAGGGGCTCCAACAACGTGGCTCTGGGCTATGATGAGGGCAGCATCATTGTTAAG CTTGGTCGTGAAGAACCTGCCATGTCCATGGatgcaaatggaaaaattatttgggCTAAACATTCTGAAGTCCAGCAGGCTAACTTGAAAGCAATGGGAGATGCTGAAATCAAAGATGGAGAGAGGTTGCCACTGGCTGTGAAGGATATGGGCAGCTGTGAAATCTATCCTCAGACAATCCAGCACAACCCTAATGGACG GTTTGTGGTGGTGTGTGGTGATGGTGAATACATCATCTACACAGCCATGGCTCTGAGGAACAAGAGTTTTGGTTCTGCACAGGAGTTTGTGTGGGCACATGACTCTTCAGA GTATGCAATCAGGGAGAGCAACAGTGTTgtaaagatatttaaaaatttcaaagagAAGAAGTCGTTCAAGCCTGATTTTGGAGCAGAAg GCATCTATGGTGGCTTTCTATTGGGAGTCAGATCTGTTAATGGCCTGGCATTCTATGACTGGGAGAACACAGAGCTGATTCGCAGGATTGAAATCCAGCCGAAACAT ATTTTCTGGTCTGACTCGGGTGAGCTCGTGTGCATTGCTACAGAAGAGTCATTCTTCATTCTCAAGTACCTGTCAGAAAAAGTGGCAGCAGCCCAAGAAACACATGAAGGTGTCACTGAAGATGGAATTGAAGATGCCTTTGAG GTTCTTGGTGAGATCCAGGAGATTGTGAAAACAGGTCTGTGGGTTGGTGACTGCTTTATTTACACCAGTTCTGTGAACAGACTCAACTACTACGTTGGAGGCGAGATTGTCACCATTGCCCACCTGGATAG aacaATGTATCTCCTGGGCTATATCCCCAAGGACAACAGGCTGTATTTGGGTGATAAAGAGCTAAACATTGTTAGTTACTCTCTGCTGGTCTCAGTGCTCGAATATCAAACTGCTGTGATGAGGAGGGATTTCGGCATGGCTGACAAAGTTCTTCCCACAATCCCAAAAGAACAGAGAACCAGAGTTGCacattttcttgaaaaacag ggCTTCAAACAACAAGCTCTTGCAGTATCTACAGATCCAGAGCATCGTTTTGAACTTGCTCTTCAACTTGGAGAATTAAAAATAGCCTATCAGCTTGCAGCGGAAGCAGAG TCAGAACAGAAGTGGAAGCAGCTTGCAGAGCTTGCCATCAGTAAATGCCAGTTTGGCTTAGCCCAGGAGTGTCTCCACCATGCCCAAGACTACggagggctgctgctcctggccacaGCTTCAGGGAACGCCAGCATGGTGAACAAGTTGGCAGAAGGTGCAGAAAAGGATGGCAAGAATAATGTGGCATTTATGAGCTACTTCCTGCAGGGAAA GCTTGATTCATGTTTGGAACTCCTGATCAAAACTGGGCGTCTCCCTGAAGCTGCTTTCCTTGCACGGACGTATTTGCCAAGCCAAGTTTCAAG GGTTGTTAAACTCTGGCGGGAGAACCTCTCTAAAGTCAATCAGAAGGCTGCTGAGTCCCTTGCTGATCCCACAGAATATGAAAATCTTTTCCCTGGATTAAAGGAAGCTTTTGTTGCTGAAGAGTACGTTAAGCAAAATCTTGCTGACTTGAGGCCAGCCAGGGAATACCCCCTTGTCACT ccaaatgaagaaagaaacttACTTGAGGAAGCAAAAGGATTTGAGCCCTCTGGAATAATGACATCTCAG AAAGCTGAAGAACCAGTTCCCTCTCCTAAAAAAGAAGTGATGAAGACAGGTGTGCAGAATTCTGACAACCTTCCAGCAAGAGATCAAAAG ACACTGCTGGACTTGGAAGATGACTTAGATAACTTGGATCTGGAGGATATTGATACCACAGATATCAATCTGGATGAAGAGATCTTAGATGAGTGA
- the COPB2 gene encoding coatomer subunit beta' isoform X1 → MPLRLDIKRKLTARSDRVKSVDLHPTEPWMLASLYNGSVCVWNHETQTLVKNFEVCDLPVRAAKFVARKNWVVTGADDMQIRVFNYNTLERVHMFEAHSDYIRCIAVHPTQPFILTSSDDMLIKLWDWDKKWSCSQVFEGHTHYVMQIVINPKDNNQFASASLDRTIKVWQLGSSSPNFTLEGHEKGVNCIDYYSGGDKPYLISGADDRLVKIWDYQNKTCVQTLEGHAQNVSCVSFHPELPIIITGSEDGTVRIWHSSTYRLESTLNYGMERVWCVASLRGSNNVALGYDEGSIIVKLGREEPAMSMDANGKIIWAKHSEVQQANLKAMGDAEIKDGERLPLAVKDMGSCEIYPQTIQHNPNGRFVVVCGDGEYIIYTAMALRNKSFGSAQEFVWAHDSSEYAIRESNSVVKIFKNFKEKKSFKPDFGAEGIYGGFLLGVRSVNGLAFYDWENTELIRRIEIQPKHIFWSDSGELVCIATEESFFILKYLSEKVAAAQETHEGVTEDGIEDAFEVLGEIQEIVKTGLWVGDCFIYTSSVNRLNYYVGGEIVTIAHLDRTMYLLGYIPKDNRLYLGDKELNIVSYSLLVSVLEYQTAVMRRDFGMADKVLPTIPKEQRTRVAHFLEKQGFKQQALAVSTDPEHRFELALQLGELKIAYQLAAEAESEQKWKQLAELAISKCQFGLAQECLHHAQDYGGLLLLATASGNASMVNKLAEGAEKDGKNNVAFMSYFLQGKLDSCLELLIKTGRLPEAAFLARTYLPSQVSRVVKLWRENLSKVNQKAAESLADPTEYENLFPGLKEAFVAEEYVKQNLADLRPAREYPLVTPNEERNLLEEAKGFEPSGIMTSQKKAEEPVPSPKKEVMKTGVQNSDNLPARDQKTLLDLEDDLDNLDLEDIDTTDINLDEEILDE, encoded by the exons ATG CCTCTGCGCCTGGACATCAAGCGGAAGCTGACGGCGCGCTCTGACCGCGTCAAGAGCGTGGACCTGCATCCCACGGAGCCATGGATGCTGGCCAGCCTCTACAACGGCAGTGTCTGTGTTTGGAACCACGAGACACAG actCTGGTGAAGAATTTTGAAGTGTGTGACCTGCCTGTGAGAGCTGCCAAGTTCGTGGCGAGGAAGAACTGGGTTGTTACTGGAGCT gaTGACATGCAGATCAGAGTTTTTAATTACAACACCCTGGAAAGAGTTCACATGTTTGAGGCCCATTCCGACTACATCCGGTGCATTGCAGTGCACCCCACGCAGCCCTTCATCCTCACAAGCAGTG atgaCATGCTGATCAAACTCTGGGACTGGGATAAGAAATGGTCTTGTTCTCAGGTGTTTGAAGGACACACCCATTACGTCATGCAGATTGTCATAAACCCAAAAGACAATAACCAGTTTGCCAGTGCCTCTTTGGATAGGACAATTAAG GTGTGGCAGCTTGGATCATCCTCTCCCAACTTCACCTTGGAAGGCCACGAGAAAGGAGTGAACTGCATTGACTATTACAGTGGTGGGGACAAGCCATACCTCATTTCTGGGGCAGATGACCGCCTGGTGAAGATCTGGGACTACCAG aaTAAAACTTGTGTCCAGACCCTGGAAGGCCACGCTCAGAATGTGTCATGTGTCAGCTTCCATCCGGAGCTGCCCATCATCATcactggctctgaagatg GCACGGTGCGGATCTGGCACTCCAGCACTTACCGCCTGGAGAGCACCCTGAACTACGGCATGGAGAGGGTGTGGTGTGTGGCCAGCCTCAGGGGCTCCAACAACGTGGCTCTGGGCTATGATGAGGGCAGCATCATTGTTAAG CTTGGTCGTGAAGAACCTGCCATGTCCATGGatgcaaatggaaaaattatttgggCTAAACATTCTGAAGTCCAGCAGGCTAACTTGAAAGCAATGGGAGATGCTGAAATCAAAGATGGAGAGAGGTTGCCACTGGCTGTGAAGGATATGGGCAGCTGTGAAATCTATCCTCAGACAATCCAGCACAACCCTAATGGACG GTTTGTGGTGGTGTGTGGTGATGGTGAATACATCATCTACACAGCCATGGCTCTGAGGAACAAGAGTTTTGGTTCTGCACAGGAGTTTGTGTGGGCACATGACTCTTCAGA GTATGCAATCAGGGAGAGCAACAGTGTTgtaaagatatttaaaaatttcaaagagAAGAAGTCGTTCAAGCCTGATTTTGGAGCAGAAg GCATCTATGGTGGCTTTCTATTGGGAGTCAGATCTGTTAATGGCCTGGCATTCTATGACTGGGAGAACACAGAGCTGATTCGCAGGATTGAAATCCAGCCGAAACAT ATTTTCTGGTCTGACTCGGGTGAGCTCGTGTGCATTGCTACAGAAGAGTCATTCTTCATTCTCAAGTACCTGTCAGAAAAAGTGGCAGCAGCCCAAGAAACACATGAAGGTGTCACTGAAGATGGAATTGAAGATGCCTTTGAG GTTCTTGGTGAGATCCAGGAGATTGTGAAAACAGGTCTGTGGGTTGGTGACTGCTTTATTTACACCAGTTCTGTGAACAGACTCAACTACTACGTTGGAGGCGAGATTGTCACCATTGCCCACCTGGATAG aacaATGTATCTCCTGGGCTATATCCCCAAGGACAACAGGCTGTATTTGGGTGATAAAGAGCTAAACATTGTTAGTTACTCTCTGCTGGTCTCAGTGCTCGAATATCAAACTGCTGTGATGAGGAGGGATTTCGGCATGGCTGACAAAGTTCTTCCCACAATCCCAAAAGAACAGAGAACCAGAGTTGCacattttcttgaaaaacag ggCTTCAAACAACAAGCTCTTGCAGTATCTACAGATCCAGAGCATCGTTTTGAACTTGCTCTTCAACTTGGAGAATTAAAAATAGCCTATCAGCTTGCAGCGGAAGCAGAG TCAGAACAGAAGTGGAAGCAGCTTGCAGAGCTTGCCATCAGTAAATGCCAGTTTGGCTTAGCCCAGGAGTGTCTCCACCATGCCCAAGACTACggagggctgctgctcctggccacaGCTTCAGGGAACGCCAGCATGGTGAACAAGTTGGCAGAAGGTGCAGAAAAGGATGGCAAGAATAATGTGGCATTTATGAGCTACTTCCTGCAGGGAAA GCTTGATTCATGTTTGGAACTCCTGATCAAAACTGGGCGTCTCCCTGAAGCTGCTTTCCTTGCACGGACGTATTTGCCAAGCCAAGTTTCAAG GGTTGTTAAACTCTGGCGGGAGAACCTCTCTAAAGTCAATCAGAAGGCTGCTGAGTCCCTTGCTGATCCCACAGAATATGAAAATCTTTTCCCTGGATTAAAGGAAGCTTTTGTTGCTGAAGAGTACGTTAAGCAAAATCTTGCTGACTTGAGGCCAGCCAGGGAATACCCCCTTGTCACT ccaaatgaagaaagaaacttACTTGAGGAAGCAAAAGGATTTGAGCCCTCTGGAATAATGACATCTCAG AAGAAAGCTGAAGAACCAGTTCCCTCTCCTAAAAAAGAAGTGATGAAGACAGGTGTGCAGAATTCTGACAACCTTCCAGCAAGAGATCAAAAG ACACTGCTGGACTTGGAAGATGACTTAGATAACTTGGATCTGGAGGATATTGATACCACAGATATCAATCTGGATGAAGAGATCTTAGATGAGTGA
- the COPB2 gene encoding coatomer subunit beta' isoform X3, with protein sequence MPLRLDIKRKLTARSDRVKSVDLHPTEPWMLASLYNGSVCVWNHETQTLVKNFEVCDLPVRAAKFVARKNWVVTGADDMQIRVFNYNTLERVHMFEAHSDYIRCIAVHPTQPFILTSSDDMLIKLWDWDKKWSCSQVFEGHTHYVMQIVINPKDNNQFASASLDRTIKVWQLGSSSPNFTLEGHEKGVNCIDYYSGGDKPYLISGADDRLVKIWDYQNKTCVQTLEGHAQNVSCVSFHPELPIIITGSEDGTVRIWHSSTYRLESTLNYGMERVWCVASLRGSNNVALGYDEGSIIVKLGREEPAMSMDANGKIIWAKHSEVQQANLKAMGDAEIKDGERLPLAVKDMGSCEIYPQTIQHNPNGRFVVVCGDGEYIIYTAMALRNKSFGSAQEFVWAHDSSEYAIRESNSVVKIFKNFKEKKSFKPDFGAEGIYGGFLLGVRSVNGLAFYDWENTELIRRIEIQPKHIFWSDSGELVCIATEESFFILKYLSEKVAAAQETHEGVTEDGIEDAFEVLGEIQEIVKTGLWVGDCFIYTSSVNRLNYYVGGEIVTIAHLDRTMYLLGYIPKDNRLYLGDKELNIVSYSLLVSVLEYQTAVMRRDFGMADKVLPTIPKEQRTRVAHFLEKQGFKQQALAVSTDPEHRFELALQLGELKIAYQLAAEAESEQKWKQLAELAISKCQFGLAQECLHHAQDYGGLLLLATASGNASMVNKLAEGAEKDGKNNVAFMSYFLQGKLDSCLELLIKTGRLPEAAFLARTYLPSQVSRVVKLWRENLSKVNQKAAESLADPTEYENLFPGLKEAFVAEEYVKQNLADLRPAREYPLVTPNEERNLLEEAKGFEPSGIMTSQ encoded by the exons ATG CCTCTGCGCCTGGACATCAAGCGGAAGCTGACGGCGCGCTCTGACCGCGTCAAGAGCGTGGACCTGCATCCCACGGAGCCATGGATGCTGGCCAGCCTCTACAACGGCAGTGTCTGTGTTTGGAACCACGAGACACAG actCTGGTGAAGAATTTTGAAGTGTGTGACCTGCCTGTGAGAGCTGCCAAGTTCGTGGCGAGGAAGAACTGGGTTGTTACTGGAGCT gaTGACATGCAGATCAGAGTTTTTAATTACAACACCCTGGAAAGAGTTCACATGTTTGAGGCCCATTCCGACTACATCCGGTGCATTGCAGTGCACCCCACGCAGCCCTTCATCCTCACAAGCAGTG atgaCATGCTGATCAAACTCTGGGACTGGGATAAGAAATGGTCTTGTTCTCAGGTGTTTGAAGGACACACCCATTACGTCATGCAGATTGTCATAAACCCAAAAGACAATAACCAGTTTGCCAGTGCCTCTTTGGATAGGACAATTAAG GTGTGGCAGCTTGGATCATCCTCTCCCAACTTCACCTTGGAAGGCCACGAGAAAGGAGTGAACTGCATTGACTATTACAGTGGTGGGGACAAGCCATACCTCATTTCTGGGGCAGATGACCGCCTGGTGAAGATCTGGGACTACCAG aaTAAAACTTGTGTCCAGACCCTGGAAGGCCACGCTCAGAATGTGTCATGTGTCAGCTTCCATCCGGAGCTGCCCATCATCATcactggctctgaagatg GCACGGTGCGGATCTGGCACTCCAGCACTTACCGCCTGGAGAGCACCCTGAACTACGGCATGGAGAGGGTGTGGTGTGTGGCCAGCCTCAGGGGCTCCAACAACGTGGCTCTGGGCTATGATGAGGGCAGCATCATTGTTAAG CTTGGTCGTGAAGAACCTGCCATGTCCATGGatgcaaatggaaaaattatttgggCTAAACATTCTGAAGTCCAGCAGGCTAACTTGAAAGCAATGGGAGATGCTGAAATCAAAGATGGAGAGAGGTTGCCACTGGCTGTGAAGGATATGGGCAGCTGTGAAATCTATCCTCAGACAATCCAGCACAACCCTAATGGACG GTTTGTGGTGGTGTGTGGTGATGGTGAATACATCATCTACACAGCCATGGCTCTGAGGAACAAGAGTTTTGGTTCTGCACAGGAGTTTGTGTGGGCACATGACTCTTCAGA GTATGCAATCAGGGAGAGCAACAGTGTTgtaaagatatttaaaaatttcaaagagAAGAAGTCGTTCAAGCCTGATTTTGGAGCAGAAg GCATCTATGGTGGCTTTCTATTGGGAGTCAGATCTGTTAATGGCCTGGCATTCTATGACTGGGAGAACACAGAGCTGATTCGCAGGATTGAAATCCAGCCGAAACAT ATTTTCTGGTCTGACTCGGGTGAGCTCGTGTGCATTGCTACAGAAGAGTCATTCTTCATTCTCAAGTACCTGTCAGAAAAAGTGGCAGCAGCCCAAGAAACACATGAAGGTGTCACTGAAGATGGAATTGAAGATGCCTTTGAG GTTCTTGGTGAGATCCAGGAGATTGTGAAAACAGGTCTGTGGGTTGGTGACTGCTTTATTTACACCAGTTCTGTGAACAGACTCAACTACTACGTTGGAGGCGAGATTGTCACCATTGCCCACCTGGATAG aacaATGTATCTCCTGGGCTATATCCCCAAGGACAACAGGCTGTATTTGGGTGATAAAGAGCTAAACATTGTTAGTTACTCTCTGCTGGTCTCAGTGCTCGAATATCAAACTGCTGTGATGAGGAGGGATTTCGGCATGGCTGACAAAGTTCTTCCCACAATCCCAAAAGAACAGAGAACCAGAGTTGCacattttcttgaaaaacag ggCTTCAAACAACAAGCTCTTGCAGTATCTACAGATCCAGAGCATCGTTTTGAACTTGCTCTTCAACTTGGAGAATTAAAAATAGCCTATCAGCTTGCAGCGGAAGCAGAG TCAGAACAGAAGTGGAAGCAGCTTGCAGAGCTTGCCATCAGTAAATGCCAGTTTGGCTTAGCCCAGGAGTGTCTCCACCATGCCCAAGACTACggagggctgctgctcctggccacaGCTTCAGGGAACGCCAGCATGGTGAACAAGTTGGCAGAAGGTGCAGAAAAGGATGGCAAGAATAATGTGGCATTTATGAGCTACTTCCTGCAGGGAAA GCTTGATTCATGTTTGGAACTCCTGATCAAAACTGGGCGTCTCCCTGAAGCTGCTTTCCTTGCACGGACGTATTTGCCAAGCCAAGTTTCAAG GGTTGTTAAACTCTGGCGGGAGAACCTCTCTAAAGTCAATCAGAAGGCTGCTGAGTCCCTTGCTGATCCCACAGAATATGAAAATCTTTTCCCTGGATTAAAGGAAGCTTTTGTTGCTGAAGAGTACGTTAAGCAAAATCTTGCTGACTTGAGGCCAGCCAGGGAATACCCCCTTGTCACT ccaaatgaagaaagaaacttACTTGAGGAAGCAAAAGGATTTGAGCCCTCTGGAATAATGACATCTCAG TGA
- the MRPS22 gene encoding small ribosomal subunit protein mS22, producing MAALGARGTAALPARLWALWALPARRALAADAGEGKAAQPKPAFTDEAVQTLLYKMTGLDLHKVFRPEKKGLKPPHYKLMTEAQLEEATRKAIEEAKTKLIMPPVLNEREPIDDVLAEDKVLEGTETAKYVFTDLSYSIPHRERFIVVREPNGVLRKATWEERDRMIQIFFPKEGRRVIPPTLFKDENLGTVFQQDRHEDVLNMCIAQFEPDSPDYIRVHHRTYEDIEKHGKYDLLRSTRHFGGMVWYLLSRKKTDGLLIDMINRDLLDDATSLITLYHMLHPECQSAKEAKEQKLQGVDLIKVFVKTESQREGYIQLALQAYEEAMATSSAS from the exons ATGGCGGCGCTGGGGGCGCGGGGCACGGCGGCCCTCCCCGCGCGGCTGTGGGCGCTCTGGGCGCTCCCCGCGCGGCGGGCGCTGGCGGCGGATGCGGGCG AGGGAAAGGCCGCCCAGCCCAAGCCTGCCTTCACGGACGAAGCGGTTCAGACGCTGCTGTACAAAATGACGGGACTCGACCTGCACAAGGTGTTCCGGCCTGAGAAAAAGGGCCTCAAGCCGCCCCACTACAAGCTGATGACCGAAGCTCAGCTGGAAGAG GCCACAAGAAAAGCCATTGAGGAAGCGAAAACAAAACTAATCATGCCTCCCGTTTTGAATGAACGAGAGCCAATTGATGATGTCTTAGCAGAAGACAAAGTCCTTGAAGGAACTGAAACTGCAAAATATGTGTTTACAGATTTAAGTTACTCCATTCCACATCGT GAACGTTTCATTGTAGTTAGAGAACCAAACGGGGTGTTACGCAAAGCCACCTGGGAGGAACGAGACAGGATGATCCAGATATTCTTCCCAAAGGAAGGGCGCAGGGTGATTCCCCCAACATTATTCAAGGATGAGAACCTTGGG ACTGTATTTCAGCAAGACCGTCACGAAGATGTCCTGAACATGTGCATTGCTCAGTTTGAGCCAGATTCACCTGACTATATCAGA GTTCACCACCGCACCTACGAGGACATCGAGAAACACGGCAAGTACGACCTGCTGCGCTCCACCAGGCACTTCGGGGGCATGGTGTGGTACCTGCTCAGCAGGAAGAAGACAGATGGCTTACTCATAGACATGATCAACAGAGACCT GCTGGACGATGCTACAAGTTTAATTACACTGTATCATATGCTTCACCCTGAATGTCAGTCAGCAAAGGAAGCTAAAGAACAGAAACTTCAAGGAGTTGATCTGATCAAG gTATTTGTGAAAACTGAATCCCAGAGAGAAGGTTACATCCAGTTGGCCCTGCAGGCTTATGAAGAAGCAATGGCTACTTCTTCAGCTTCATGA